One genomic region from Anabaena sp. PCC 7108 encodes:
- a CDS encoding deaminase domain-containing protein, producing the protein MEEPNLISDAANIRQIYLNKPFPKGNIAIIEVRLEDGKAFGMGATSRANSPAPKPEPKSKGGQFEPTVDSHSRRTTPMDTDAEYKVLSAIAETLEFIYNKDNNRVRGQLYLYTERKPCESCQRVINQFEQKFPEVTINISWTYPYPPSSN; encoded by the coding sequence ATGGAAGAACCAAATTTAATCTCAGATGCAGCTAATATCCGACAGATATATCTTAACAAACCATTTCCGAAAGGTAATATTGCTATTATCGAAGTACGATTAGAAGATGGTAAAGCTTTTGGAATGGGTGCAACATCTAGAGCCAACAGTCCAGCACCTAAACCAGAACCTAAGTCAAAGGGAGGACAATTTGAACCTACTGTAGATTCCCACTCACGACGTACTACTCCTATGGATACTGATGCGGAATATAAGGTTTTATCAGCTATTGCAGAAACTTTAGAATTTATCTACAATAAGGATAATAACCGCGTTAGAGGGCAACTGTATCTTTACACAGAAAGAAAACCTTGTGAAAGTTGTCAACGCGTTATAAATCAGTTCGAGCAAAAATTTCCTGAAGTAACAATAAATATTTCTTGGACATATCCTTATCCTCCAAGTAGCAATTAA
- the csaB gene encoding polysaccharide pyruvyl transferase CsaB: MGKMRVLLSGYYGKGNGGDEALLATLLQMLPSDVTPVVLSGNPEETHQRYGVECYNRMAFLQVIKALRSCEVFIWGGGSLIQDVTSTISPFYYGGLMALAQVMGLKTVAWGQGIGPLLRSQTRFLAKRNFAGCTKVSVRDRSSSSLLSDWSIPHILAPDPVWALESKPVPELADLPKPRIAVTLRNHPQLTETRLANLTLALVNLQKSTQAFILLLPFQKSEDLGIAEKIQTQLKDGSKIICLEEPQLLKGVFRGVEMSIGMRLHSLIMAASEGSRCFALSYDPKVNRLMEDLEIPGWDLKDLPDDVDLISKTWIDYYNKSESLSDAKIQSLVNAAFLHRDLLKEALK, from the coding sequence ATGGGGAAAATGCGAGTTTTATTGTCTGGGTATTACGGTAAGGGTAATGGTGGTGATGAAGCTTTGTTAGCGACACTTCTGCAAATGCTACCATCTGATGTCACTCCTGTGGTGCTTTCTGGAAATCCTGAAGAAACTCATCAACGTTATGGTGTGGAATGTTACAACCGCATGGCGTTTTTACAGGTAATCAAGGCTTTGCGTTCTTGTGAGGTTTTTATTTGGGGTGGTGGGAGTTTAATTCAAGATGTGACTAGCACCATTAGCCCTTTTTATTATGGCGGATTGATGGCTTTAGCTCAAGTCATGGGTTTGAAAACTGTGGCTTGGGGACAGGGAATTGGTCCTCTGTTGCGTTCCCAAACTCGGTTTTTAGCCAAGAGGAATTTTGCAGGTTGTACGAAAGTGAGTGTGCGCGATCGCTCTAGTTCTAGTTTATTATCAGATTGGAGTATACCTCATATCCTTGCACCAGACCCGGTTTGGGCGTTGGAATCGAAGCCAGTACCGGAATTAGCAGATTTACCAAAACCCAGAATTGCGGTTACTTTAAGAAATCATCCCCAACTTACAGAAACTCGGTTAGCAAATTTAACTCTTGCTTTAGTTAATTTGCAAAAATCTACTCAAGCTTTTATTTTATTATTGCCATTTCAAAAAAGCGAAGATTTAGGAATTGCTGAAAAAATTCAAACTCAATTAAAAGACGGTAGTAAAATTATCTGTTTGGAAGAACCGCAACTTTTAAAAGGCGTGTTTCGCGGTGTGGAAATGTCTATAGGAATGCGGCTACATAGTTTAATTATGGCAGCATCAGAAGGTTCTCGTTGTTTTGCATTGAGTTATGACCCAAAAGTAAATCGCTTAATGGAAGATTTAGAAATACCTGGATGGGATTTAAAGGATTTACCAGATGATGTAGATTTAATTAGTAAAACTTGGATTGATTATTATAATAAGAGTGAATCTTTGTCAGATGCGAAAATTCAATCTTTGGTAAATGCGGCTTTTTTGCATCGGGATTTGTTGAAGGAAGCGTTAAAATGA
- a CDS encoding DUF2499 domain-containing protein codes for MHALSIPTWIIHISSVIEWIAAIWLIWTYGELTKNRSWWGLSFGMLPALISAMCACTWHYFDNSESLEWLVTLQATMTLVGNFTLWAAAYLIWRSTKSANTIEAQSIKSEQ; via the coding sequence ATGCACGCACTTTCGATTCCTACCTGGATAATTCATATTTCTAGCGTCATTGAATGGATAGCCGCTATTTGGCTAATCTGGACTTATGGTGAACTTACCAAAAATCGTAGTTGGTGGGGATTATCTTTTGGTATGTTACCAGCTTTAATTAGTGCAATGTGTGCTTGCACTTGGCATTATTTCGACAATTCCGAATCATTAGAATGGTTAGTGACACTGCAAGCTACCATGACATTAGTTGGTAATTTTACCTTGTGGGCAGCAGCTTATCTAATTTGGCGTTCTACCAAGTCTGCAAACACAATTGAAGCACAATCTATCAAATCAGAACAATGA
- a CDS encoding DUF3593 domain-containing protein, whose translation MISKETLFALSLFPYLGFLWFISRSPQMPRLALYGFYGTLVFVAVTIPAGIYAKVHYGEQLANIDWLHGSAEVFLTLSNILLVLGFRQAVQEIGNREQGTGDR comes from the coding sequence ATGATATCAAAAGAAACCCTATTTGCCCTCTCTCTATTTCCCTATTTGGGTTTCTTGTGGTTTATCAGCCGCAGTCCACAAATGCCACGTTTAGCCCTATATGGATTTTACGGCACATTGGTATTTGTTGCTGTCACCATTCCCGCCGGCATTTACGCCAAAGTCCATTATGGAGAACAATTAGCTAACATAGACTGGTTACATGGTAGCGCAGAAGTCTTTTTAACTCTCTCTAACATCTTACTAGTCTTAGGTTTTCGCCAAGCAGTACAGGAAATAGGGAATAGGGAACAGGGAACAGGTGACAGGTGA
- the hisA gene encoding 1-(5-phosphoribosyl)-5-[(5-phosphoribosylamino)methylideneamino]imidazole-4-carboxamide isomerase, whose translation MEVIPAIDLLKGRCVRLYKGDYERSQVFSENPVEVAKMWADQGATRLHLVDLDGAKAGKIVNLAAIEAIRNNLSIPIEVGGGLRDRSSVQQLFNLGVNWAILGTVAVEQPQLVQELCQEFPQQIIIGIDARNGLVATRGWLETSAVLATQLAVQMQELGAAAIIYTDINRDGTLEGPNLDALRELAAAISIPVIASGGVSSVTDLLSLLALEPQGVTGVIVGKALYTGDIILKEGLKAIGPGRLQDIPPNFDFSNFA comes from the coding sequence ATGGAAGTCATACCAGCAATTGATTTACTAAAAGGTCGCTGTGTGCGACTATATAAAGGAGACTACGAGCGATCGCAAGTATTCAGCGAAAATCCGGTTGAAGTTGCGAAAATGTGGGCAGACCAAGGCGCAACCAGATTACATTTAGTTGATTTAGATGGCGCGAAAGCTGGTAAAATCGTCAACCTAGCCGCAATTGAAGCCATTAGAAATAATCTTTCTATCCCCATTGAAGTTGGGGGAGGATTGCGCGATCGCTCAAGTGTGCAACAATTATTTAATCTGGGTGTAAATTGGGCAATTCTGGGAACTGTCGCCGTCGAACAACCGCAGCTAGTTCAAGAACTTTGTCAAGAATTTCCCCAACAAATTATCATAGGTATAGATGCCCGTAACGGCTTAGTTGCCACTCGCGGTTGGTTAGAAACATCAGCAGTATTAGCCACGCAACTCGCAGTACAAATGCAAGAATTAGGTGCAGCAGCCATAATTTACACCGATATCAATCGTGACGGTACGCTAGAAGGTCCAAATTTAGACGCATTACGAGAACTCGCAGCGGCAATTTCCATACCCGTAATTGCTTCTGGTGGTGTCAGTTCCGTCACCGATTTGTTAAGTTTATTAGCTTTAGAACCCCAAGGTGTAACAGGTGTGATAGTAGGAAAAGCTTTGTATACCGGCGATATTATTCTCAAAGAAGGATTAAAAGCAATTGGACCAGGAAGACTTCAAGATATTCCCCCCAATTTCGACTTTTCTAACTTCGCTTAA
- a CDS encoding response regulator transcription factor — MYTSELTKYSAKADIGQTSRILVVEDEELIREMLVVALEEEGYGVIAAADGRSAIEYLKSCESNSGELPFDLVLLDLMLPQINGLDICRLLRHQGNSVPILMLSAKGSETDRVLGLEVGADDYLTKPFSMRELVARCRALIRRQRLSIVPQVPVLKHKDVSLNPQECRVLVRGQEVNLSPKEFRLLELFMSYARRVWSREQLLDQVWGPDFVGDSKTVDVHIRWLREKLEQDPSHPEYIVTVRGFGYRFG; from the coding sequence ATGTATACCAGCGAATTAACGAAGTATTCTGCCAAAGCGGATATCGGACAAACCAGCCGCATTCTAGTCGTGGAAGATGAAGAACTGATCCGGGAAATGCTTGTTGTGGCCTTGGAGGAAGAAGGTTATGGGGTAATTGCTGCTGCTGATGGACGATCAGCCATAGAATATCTCAAAAGCTGCGAATCTAATTCTGGAGAATTGCCGTTTGATTTGGTACTTTTAGATTTAATGCTGCCACAAATTAACGGACTGGATATCTGCCGTCTGTTACGCCATCAAGGTAACTCAGTACCTATTTTGATGCTGAGTGCTAAGGGTAGTGAAACTGACCGTGTGCTGGGTTTAGAAGTAGGCGCAGATGACTATCTAACTAAACCATTTAGTATGCGGGAATTAGTCGCCCGGTGTCGCGCCCTGATTCGCCGTCAACGTTTAAGTATTGTTCCACAAGTTCCAGTACTCAAGCATAAAGATGTTAGCCTTAATCCCCAAGAATGTCGTGTACTGGTGCGTGGACAAGAGGTGAATCTTTCGCCTAAAGAATTTCGCTTGCTAGAATTGTTTATGAGTTATGCTCGGCGGGTATGGTCACGAGAGCAATTACTAGATCAGGTTTGGGGGCCTGATTTTGTTGGGGATAGCAAAACTGTAGATGTTCATATCCGGTGGTTACGAGAAAAGTTAGAGCAAGACCCCAGCCATCCAGAATATATTGTGACTGTGAGAGGTTTTGGCTATCGATTTGGCTAA
- a CDS encoding cell wall metabolism sensor histidine kinase WalK has product MLLLGFFLGLAVGLGFWLWQQVQLNGYLERVLQPLTSNSHRIELPLLGRLRQEMSVVKQQQQDLQLSLQTYQELLDFAPLGYLQVDEENQLLWCNQQAREMLHLQRWQAGQVRLLLELVRSYELDQLIEQTRDWQKPQVREWVFHPSRENATAMSELKSLALQASSLPLPKGQVGVFLENHQPLLDMNQQRDRSFSDLAHELRTPLTSIRLVAETLQSRLEPPLDRWVNRLMQEVDRMINLVQSWLELTQMETNSTMQLHLETVEMRSLIASVWETLEPLAKLNSLNMTYSGSENICIQADKSRMYQVLVNLLDNSIKYSPPFTTIHIEVKCITAKELFPGDRNSQILEINIIDSGVGFSPEDLHHVFERFYRGDKARYRSPLSESSSTTAITGSGLGLAIVRQIILAHGGDIKAMNHPETGGAWMQIQLPEVMANSSTQDYS; this is encoded by the coding sequence ATGCTTTTATTGGGATTTTTTCTGGGTTTAGCGGTCGGACTTGGGTTTTGGCTGTGGCAACAGGTTCAACTAAACGGCTATTTAGAACGTGTACTCCAACCGTTAACCTCCAATTCTCATAGAATAGAGTTGCCATTGCTGGGTCGTTTAAGACAGGAAATGTCAGTGGTGAAGCAACAGCAGCAAGATCTACAACTGTCTTTGCAAACCTATCAAGAATTGCTAGATTTTGCACCTCTGGGATATTTGCAAGTAGACGAAGAAAATCAGCTGCTGTGGTGCAATCAGCAAGCACGGGAAATGTTACATCTGCAAAGATGGCAAGCGGGACAGGTACGCTTGTTACTGGAGTTGGTAAGGTCTTATGAACTTGATCAGCTAATTGAGCAAACTCGTGATTGGCAAAAACCCCAAGTGAGAGAGTGGGTTTTTCATCCCTCTCGTGAAAATGCTACAGCTATGTCAGAGTTAAAATCTTTAGCTTTACAAGCATCCAGCTTGCCTTTACCGAAAGGACAAGTAGGAGTATTCTTAGAAAATCACCAACCGTTGCTAGATATGAATCAGCAGCGCGATCGCTCTTTTTCTGATTTAGCTCATGAACTGAGAACTCCCCTGACTTCCATTCGTCTGGTGGCAGAAACGCTTCAATCTCGCTTAGAACCGCCCTTAGACCGTTGGGTTAATCGCTTGATGCAGGAAGTTGATCGGATGATTAATTTGGTGCAAAGCTGGCTGGAACTGACGCAAATGGAAACAAACTCAACCATGCAATTGCATCTGGAAACAGTGGAAATGCGATCGCTGATTGCCTCGGTGTGGGAAACCCTCGAACCACTGGCCAAGCTTAATTCCCTCAATATGACTTATTCTGGTTCCGAAAATATCTGCATTCAGGCTGATAAATCACGGATGTATCAGGTATTGGTTAATTTATTGGATAACAGCATCAAATATAGCCCTCCTTTCACAACTATTCATATTGAAGTTAAATGTATAACAGCTAAGGAACTTTTTCCAGGCGATCGCAATTCTCAAATCTTGGAAATTAATATCATTGACTCCGGTGTGGGTTTTTCCCCTGAAGATTTACACCATGTATTTGAGCGCTTCTACCGGGGGGATAAAGCTAGATATCGTTCCCCACTGTCGGAAAGTAGTTCAACAACCGCTATTACTGGTAGTGGCTTAGGTTTAGCGATTGTCCGGCAAATAATCTTAGCTCATGGCGGTGACATTAAGGCGATGAATCATCCAGAAACAGGCGGAGCCTGGATGCAAATTCAACTCCCTGAGGTCATGGCAAACTCATCCACTCAAGACTATAGTTAA
- the phoU gene encoding phosphate signaling complex protein PhoU encodes MKAVVHNPKPERPQPERAIRRLERDVLRMGALVEQSFRLSHQALFARDLTAAEELPRLDKKIDRFYRQIESDCTSIMISQAPTAQELRCLSAFMQLVRDLERIGDYAKDLAKIAIKNFPYPPHASLPEIALMSYHAQSMLATSLVALADLDEVSGLRIKYLDDTVDNAYDQLYQILAYQRDVPGVIEPILLLTLAIRCLERMADHATNIGQRVAYIVTGQRH; translated from the coding sequence GTGAAAGCTGTTGTTCATAATCCCAAGCCAGAAAGACCACAGCCAGAACGCGCCATTAGGCGTTTAGAGCGTGATGTATTGCGTATGGGTGCTTTAGTCGAACAATCATTCCGTCTCAGTCACCAAGCCCTGTTTGCCCGTGACTTAACAGCCGCTGAGGAACTGCCCCGATTAGATAAGAAAATTGATCGCTTTTATAGACAAATAGAATCTGACTGTACATCGATTATGATATCCCAAGCACCTACTGCTCAAGAGTTGCGTTGTTTAAGTGCTTTTATGCAGTTAGTACGAGACTTGGAACGGATTGGGGATTACGCCAAAGATTTAGCCAAAATAGCAATCAAAAATTTTCCTTATCCTCCTCATGCTTCTCTACCAGAAATTGCCCTCATGTCTTACCATGCCCAGTCAATGTTAGCAACTAGCTTAGTAGCTTTGGCGGATTTGGATGAAGTGAGTGGGCTAAGGATCAAGTATTTGGATGATACTGTAGATAATGCTTATGACCAATTATACCAAATTCTCGCATACCAGCGAGATGTTCCAGGGGTGATTGAGCCAATTCTACTCTTAACTTTAGCAATTCGTTGTTTAGAACGCATGGCAGATCACGCTACTAATATTGGTCAACGAGTGGCATATATCGTCACTGGTCAACGTCATTAA
- a CDS encoding Crp/Fnr family transcriptional regulator, which yields MTYSTNHTLKSTLSKPLIQHLFTRRAVIPVREDVLWRIDRGIVRTLTWSEEGSSITLGYWGLGDIVGYPLSKVKPYQIECLTSVEASIVPPHLWYQDVDALLCHIQQAEELLSILHRKPTSLKLWQFLVWLSEKFGRDLEQGKLIDLNVTHQDISEVLNTTRVTITRLLQQFEEDGKILRHKRSIVLNLPTKFTKV from the coding sequence ATGACGTATTCTACAAATCACACCCTAAAATCTACTCTAAGCAAACCGTTAATCCAACATTTATTTACTCGTCGAGCAGTGATTCCAGTCCGAGAGGATGTACTGTGGCGTATTGACCGAGGAATAGTTCGCACCTTAACCTGGAGCGAAGAGGGATCATCTATTACGTTGGGTTACTGGGGCTTAGGAGATATAGTTGGCTATCCTTTGTCCAAAGTCAAACCTTACCAAATTGAATGTTTAACCAGTGTGGAAGCAAGCATTGTTCCTCCTCATCTTTGGTATCAAGATGTAGATGCTTTACTCTGCCATATCCAACAAGCCGAAGAGCTTTTAAGCATATTGCACCGAAAACCAACCTCACTAAAATTATGGCAATTTTTGGTGTGGTTAAGTGAAAAATTTGGTCGAGATTTAGAACAGGGTAAATTGATTGATTTGAATGTTACTCATCAGGATATATCGGAAGTTCTGAATACAACACGAGTCACAATCACACGTCTATTGCAGCAATTTGAAGAAGATGGAAAGATATTACGTCACAAACGTAGTATTGTGCTGAATTTACCTACTAAATTCACTAAGGTTTGA
- a CDS encoding iron uptake porin — protein sequence MTKLFWNVLKVSPVIAATFLSANSALAAEVDEQATSVAQLSKEANNIGQVTSVSQFSDVQPTDWAFQALQSLVERYGCIAGYPNGTYRGNRALTRYEFAAGLNACLDRVNELIATATADMINKQDLATLQRLQEEFSAELATLRGRVDALEARTSELEANQFSTTTKLKGEAIFAVEQAFGDKKADGSNDDLEANTTFSNRVRLSLESSFMGTDKLQVRLNSGNIIQNDAVTGTRMTRLGFAGDTENNVEIDKVNYAFNFGEKIRVKVDATGAELYENIDVFNPDFKSSGSGALSRYGRFSPIYRQGSGGAGVTVELKPSSAFSLSAAYLAPVGANDPSDKNGIFDGNSTIFGQLAFKPNKAFNVGLTYARTYQRSGEVDLFGSTGSSTGTVNARRPFGNVATTSDNYGLQAAFSPSSKLTLGGWVGYTTAQSEIDNRDADLFYWAANLAVKDFGREGNTLGLVFGQPPKVTGGSGITKEDGTSYHIEGLYKMKISDNILVTPGLLVILNPEHNDNNDTIYVGTLRTTFSF from the coding sequence ATGACAAAACTATTTTGGAATGTTCTGAAGGTTAGTCCAGTTATTGCAGCTACTTTTCTGTCTGCAAACAGCGCTTTGGCTGCTGAAGTTGACGAACAAGCAACAAGCGTTGCTCAGTTATCCAAAGAAGCTAACAACATTGGTCAGGTAACATCTGTTTCTCAATTTTCCGACGTGCAACCCACAGACTGGGCGTTCCAAGCTTTACAGTCTTTAGTTGAACGCTACGGTTGTATTGCCGGTTATCCCAACGGTACATACCGTGGTAATCGAGCTTTGACTCGGTATGAATTTGCAGCTGGTTTGAATGCCTGCTTAGACCGAGTTAATGAACTGATCGCTACAGCGACAGCTGACATGATCAACAAGCAAGACTTGGCTACATTACAGCGCTTGCAAGAAGAATTTTCTGCTGAATTAGCAACTCTGCGTGGACGTGTAGACGCACTAGAAGCTCGTACCAGTGAGTTGGAAGCTAATCAATTCTCCACCACCACCAAGCTGAAAGGTGAAGCGATTTTTGCTGTAGAGCAAGCTTTTGGGGATAAAAAAGCTGATGGTAGTAATGACGATTTGGAAGCAAATACAACTTTCTCTAATCGAGTGCGGTTGAGTTTAGAAAGCAGCTTCATGGGTACAGACAAGTTGCAAGTTCGTTTGAATTCTGGAAATATTATTCAAAACGACGCTGTCACTGGCACAAGAATGACTCGTTTGGGCTTTGCAGGAGATACTGAAAACAACGTTGAGATTGATAAAGTAAACTACGCTTTCAATTTTGGTGAAAAAATACGTGTCAAAGTTGACGCTACTGGTGCTGAGTTATACGAGAATATTGATGTTTTCAACCCTGACTTTAAGAGCAGTGGTTCAGGCGCTCTTTCCCGTTATGGACGGTTTAGTCCCATCTATCGCCAAGGTTCAGGTGGTGCTGGTGTGACGGTGGAATTGAAGCCTAGCAGTGCATTTAGCTTGAGTGCCGCTTATTTAGCCCCAGTGGGTGCTAATGACCCCAGTGATAAAAACGGCATTTTCGATGGTAATAGCACCATTTTTGGTCAGTTAGCATTCAAGCCCAATAAAGCTTTCAACGTGGGTTTAACCTACGCTCGGACTTATCAACGGAGTGGAGAAGTAGACCTTTTTGGTAGCACTGGTAGTAGTACAGGAACTGTTAATGCCCGCAGACCATTTGGTAACGTTGCTACCACATCCGACAACTATGGTTTGCAAGCTGCCTTCAGTCCTAGTTCTAAATTGACTCTTGGCGGTTGGGTTGGTTACACCACCGCGCAAAGTGAAATTGATAATCGAGATGCAGACCTATTTTACTGGGCTGCTAACTTGGCTGTGAAAGACTTCGGTAGAGAAGGTAACACTTTAGGTCTGGTTTTCGGACAACCACCTAAAGTTACTGGTGGTAGTGGTATTACAAAAGAAGACGGCACTTCTTACCATATAGAAGGTCTGTACAAGATGAAGATTTCTGACAACATTCTGGTAACACCAGGCTTGTTGGTAATCCTCAATCCTGAACACAACGATAATAACGACACAATTTATGTTGGTACACTCCGTACCACCTTCAGTTTCTAA
- a CDS encoding DUF3318 domain-containing protein — MEPNIEIRRLLDVMPASGRMMTKIVSKVEQKKVIDADFPLPWNQERPIYINFDLWRRLTKPQRDLLLLHQVSWLTGVKWLQPDIYQGVVLAGLLGGIVEATQSDLVGVVIAGGLSTLAAVRIWRSNQSQESQLNADVAAIRVAQRRGYSETEAAQHLLTAIETVAKIEGRTGLDFSELIRCQNLKSIALLSPVGIPEGEIGDW, encoded by the coding sequence ATGGAGCCAAATATTGAAATTCGCCGTTTGTTAGATGTAATGCCTGCTTCTGGGCGGATGATGACGAAAATCGTCAGTAAAGTAGAGCAAAAAAAGGTCATAGATGCTGATTTTCCCTTACCCTGGAATCAGGAAAGACCGATATATATTAATTTCGATTTGTGGAGACGCTTGACGAAACCGCAACGAGATTTACTGCTATTGCATCAGGTTAGTTGGTTAACAGGAGTAAAGTGGCTGCAACCAGATATTTATCAAGGTGTGGTGTTAGCAGGGTTGTTAGGTGGAATAGTGGAAGCCACTCAGTCGGATTTGGTGGGTGTGGTGATAGCTGGAGGATTAAGTACTTTAGCTGCTGTTCGCATTTGGCGCAGTAACCAATCACAAGAATCACAGTTAAACGCTGATGTAGCCGCCATTCGTGTCGCCCAACGCCGGGGTTACTCAGAAACGGAAGCAGCACAGCATTTGTTAACCGCCATTGAGACAGTAGCCAAAATTGAAGGGCGTACTGGGTTAGATTTTAGCGAATTAATTCGTTGTCAAAACTTGAAATCAATAGCACTTTTGTCTCCAGTCGGTATACCTGAAGGGGAGATTGGTGATTGGTGA
- a CDS encoding carbon dioxide-concentrating mechanism protein CcmK — MTLALGMIEVYGVPAAVEAADAMCKAARITFVGYENTDLGRITILIRGDVGEVNMAVTQGLESVLKVNGGEILSHHIIPRPHKNLESVLPIHQSANIPSFNADIRFPPPLSN, encoded by the coding sequence TTGACATTAGCACTGGGCATGATAGAAGTATACGGCGTTCCCGCAGCAGTGGAAGCAGCCGACGCAATGTGTAAAGCAGCCCGTATCACTTTTGTTGGTTATGAAAACACTGATTTAGGAAGAATTACAATATTGATTCGTGGTGATGTGGGTGAAGTGAATATGGCAGTAACTCAGGGACTAGAATCAGTTTTAAAAGTTAATGGTGGCGAGATACTTTCCCATCATATTATTCCTCGACCCCATAAAAATTTAGAATCTGTTTTACCAATTCATCAAAGTGCTAATATTCCTAGTTTCAATGCTGATATTCGTTTTCCTCCACCATTGAGTAATTAA
- a CDS encoding pyridoxal phosphate-dependent aminotransferase produces the protein MNYELSRMNAVQSPIIPVVGELIKNSPGTISLGQGVVHYSPPPEAIEILPKFLAEANNHVYKAVVGIPQLLSELTTKLSIFNGIDINNENCIVVTAGSNMGFMNAILAITCPGDEIILNIPYYFNHEMAIKMAGCCPILVGTDENYQLRPEAIAQAITTKTRAIVTISPNNPTGVVYSETALHQVNQICRENGIYHISDEAYEYFTYDGVKHISPGTFSGSSEYTISLYSLSKAYGFASWRIGYMVIPQHLLNAVKKVQDTILICPPVVSQYAAVGALQAKEDYLRDNIRAIAQVRQVVWNELKQLQGFCTITPANGAFYFFLKVHTQMDAFELVKQLIQEHQVAVIPGTTFGMEDGCYLRVAYGALQQETAKSGIERLVKGLKKILSSSFSR, from the coding sequence ATGAATTACGAATTATCTCGAATGAATGCGGTACAATCGCCGATTATTCCCGTTGTTGGGGAATTAATTAAAAACTCTCCCGGTACAATTTCTCTCGGACAAGGTGTAGTTCACTATAGCCCTCCACCGGAAGCAATAGAAATTTTACCAAAGTTTCTGGCTGAAGCGAATAATCATGTTTACAAAGCAGTTGTAGGAATTCCCCAATTATTAAGCGAATTAACTACAAAATTATCAATATTTAACGGCATTGATATTAACAACGAAAATTGTATTGTTGTCACAGCCGGCAGCAATATGGGGTTTATGAATGCTATTTTAGCGATTACTTGTCCTGGTGACGAAATTATATTAAATATACCCTACTATTTTAATCATGAAATGGCGATTAAAATGGCGGGTTGTTGTCCTATATTAGTGGGAACAGATGAAAATTATCAATTACGTCCTGAAGCTATAGCCCAAGCTATTACAACCAAAACCCGCGCTATAGTCACCATTTCTCCTAATAATCCTACAGGTGTAGTTTATTCAGAAACAGCATTACATCAAGTTAATCAAATTTGTAGAGAAAATGGTATTTACCATATTAGTGATGAGGCTTATGAATATTTCACTTATGATGGAGTGAAGCACATTTCTCCTGGTACATTTTCGGGAAGTAGTGAATATACAATTTCCCTTTATAGCCTTTCTAAAGCTTATGGTTTTGCAAGTTGGCGTATTGGCTATATGGTGATTCCCCAACACCTGCTAAATGCTGTCAAAAAAGTGCAAGATACGATTTTGATTTGTCCTCCTGTGGTTTCCCAATATGCTGCGGTAGGGGCGTTACAGGCAAAAGAAGACTACTTAAGAGATAATATTAGAGCGATCGCACAAGTTCGCCAAGTAGTTTGGAATGAACTCAAGCAACTACAAGGATTTTGTACTATTACACCAGCAAATGGCGCATTCTATTTTTTCTTAAAAGTGCATACCCAAATGGATGCTTTTGAATTAGTGAAACAACTGATTCAAGAACATCAAGTAGCCGTTATCCCTGGGACAACATTTGGGATGGAAGATGGTTGTTATTTACGAGTTGCTTATGGTGCATTGCAACAAGAAACCGCAAAATCAGGGATAGAAAGATTAGTCAAGGGTTTGAAAAAAATCTTATCATCATCCTTTTCCAGGTGA